In Halorussus limi, a genomic segment contains:
- the eif1A gene encoding translation initiation factor eIF-1A → MSDNDGGRRKNLRMPDDDEVFATVTNMLGANRVKVRCADGTERTARIPGKMQKRIWIREDDVVLVEPWDWQDEKADIKWRYDKQEADQLREEGHIQ, encoded by the coding sequence ATGAGTGACAACGACGGCGGACGGCGGAAGAACCTCCGCATGCCCGACGACGACGAGGTTTTCGCCACTGTCACGAATATGCTCGGGGCGAACCGCGTAAAAGTACGATGTGCCGACGGAACTGAGCGCACCGCTCGGATTCCGGGCAAGATGCAAAAGCGCATTTGGATTCGAGAGGACGACGTGGTGCTGGTCGAACCGTGGGACTGGCAGGACGAGAAGGCCGACATCAAGTGGCGCTACGACAAGCAGGAAGCCGACCAACTCCGCGAAGAAGGCCACATCCAGTAG
- a CDS encoding nitroreductase family protein: protein MSSQQSETDDPEVAHDEEIPTAIEAIRSRRSGHNFDPDAKLDDETLEALIRDAALAPSSYNLQPWEFVAVQNDDALDEVVELAYGQEHVKEAGTAILVVGHTEPETADRVFEEWVEAGRFDAETGEQVKEQTVAGYQSEQAGRDYGIRNASLAAQNLLLSAHARGLTATPMSGFDFEGMAEFLDLPEDKIPVMLIAVGPSGGEEPERLPRRDVEEILHRETY, encoded by the coding sequence ATGTCATCACAGCAGTCCGAAACCGACGACCCCGAGGTAGCCCACGACGAGGAGATTCCGACCGCAATCGAGGCCATCCGGTCCCGACGGTCGGGTCACAACTTCGACCCCGACGCCAAGCTCGACGACGAGACGCTCGAAGCGCTGATTCGAGACGCCGCGCTCGCGCCCTCGTCGTACAACCTCCAGCCGTGGGAGTTCGTCGCCGTGCAGAACGACGACGCGCTCGACGAGGTCGTGGAACTGGCTTACGGGCAGGAACACGTCAAGGAAGCCGGCACCGCGATTCTGGTGGTCGGCCACACCGAACCCGAGACGGCCGACCGCGTCTTCGAGGAGTGGGTCGAAGCGGGCCGCTTCGACGCGGAGACCGGCGAGCAGGTCAAAGAGCAGACGGTCGCCGGCTACCAGAGCGAGCAGGCCGGGCGCGACTACGGCATCCGGAACGCCAGCCTCGCGGCCCAGAACCTGCTGCTGTCGGCCCACGCCCGCGGCCTGACCGCCACGCCGATGAGCGGTTTCGACTTCGAGGGGATGGCCGAGTTCCTCGACCTGCCCGAGGACAAGATTCCGGTGATGCTCATCGCCGTCGGACCGAGCGGCGGCGAGGAACCCGAGCGACTCCCGCGACGCGACGTCGAGGAGATTCTCCACCGCGAGACGTACTGA
- the rio1 gene encoding serine/threonine-protein kinase Rio1, whose product MTEEHSLLEPENVEGVGDEWEEIDVSDTEADKVQRQRDREFNEFRERLKNTEQFKVEQSVFDDATLAALYKLVQDGYVQAFGGPISSGKEANVYTALGSEERGEVAVKVYRINASDFRDMREYLVGDPRFEELGGNKKRVVLAWTRKEFANLKRARKAGVRVPEPIAVQRNVLVMEFLGSDGERAPTLDDAHLENPETTFEVVREYMRRLYDAGLVHGDLSEYNIIVHDGELVIIDLGQAVTIHHPNSDDFLTRDCANVASFFQRQGMDVHGDELEAWIRENADPDK is encoded by the coding sequence ATGACGGAGGAGCACAGCCTGCTCGAACCCGAGAACGTCGAGGGCGTCGGGGACGAGTGGGAGGAGATAGACGTATCCGACACCGAGGCCGACAAAGTCCAGCGCCAGCGCGACCGGGAGTTCAACGAGTTCCGCGAGCGATTGAAGAACACCGAACAGTTCAAAGTCGAGCAGTCGGTGTTCGACGACGCCACGCTGGCGGCCCTCTACAAACTGGTTCAGGACGGCTACGTGCAGGCGTTCGGCGGCCCCATCTCCTCGGGGAAAGAGGCGAACGTCTACACCGCACTCGGGAGCGAGGAACGCGGCGAGGTAGCGGTGAAGGTCTACCGCATCAACGCCTCGGACTTCCGGGACATGCGCGAGTACCTCGTCGGCGACCCCCGGTTCGAGGAGTTGGGCGGCAACAAGAAGCGGGTCGTCCTCGCGTGGACCCGCAAGGAGTTCGCCAACCTCAAGCGCGCCCGGAAGGCCGGCGTGCGCGTCCCCGAACCCATCGCGGTCCAACGGAACGTCCTCGTCATGGAGTTTCTGGGGTCCGACGGCGAGCGCGCGCCGACCCTCGACGACGCCCACCTCGAAAATCCCGAGACCACCTTCGAGGTGGTCCGCGAGTACATGCGACGACTCTACGACGCCGGACTGGTCCACGGCGACCTGAGCGAGTACAACATCATCGTCCACGACGGCGAACTCGTCATCATCGACCTCGGTCAGGCCGTGACGATTCACCACCCTAACAGCGACGACTTCCTGACGCGGGACTGCGCCAACGTCGCCTCCTTCTTCCAGCGACAGGGGATGGACGTTCACGGCGACGAGTTGGAGGCGTGGATTCGGGAGAACGCCGACCCGGACAAGTGA
- a CDS encoding tryptophan--tRNA ligase, whose translation MAEDTTTDDTATENAATDDATRDAEFTVTPDTVEGDVDYRELLERFGADELTDEQVARFPDPHPMVRRKVFYAGRDVDRFLDAVERGSAGNSTQVDEAAESGETVSLVTGVGPSGPMHVGHAMHFYHAKHLQERTGAHVYVPVSDDEKYFGKDLSLAEVGEYARENLRDLLAVGFDPERTRIVVDTADADVIYPLAAQFAKHVTQSTMEATYGRPDNVGASFYPAVQIAHLLLPQLVHGRHASLVPIAADQDPHVRLARDVAGKERFDVDKPAALLSKFLPTLDGPGKMSSSDSAPAIYLTDDRETVEEKVQTHAYSGGRSSLDAHREHGGAPEVDVAYQLLAFFFEEDDATLDRLAREYRAGDLLSGELKAYAAEKIGDLLEGHRERRERIDDLEAEFEKYRLTDDERERALPEGVGRFD comes from the coding sequence ATGGCAGAAGACACCACGACAGACGACACCGCAACCGAAAACGCCGCGACGGACGACGCGACGCGAGACGCCGAGTTCACCGTCACCCCCGACACCGTCGAGGGCGACGTCGACTACCGCGAACTGCTCGAACGCTTCGGCGCGGACGAACTGACCGACGAACAGGTAGCCCGCTTCCCCGACCCGCACCCGATGGTTCGCCGGAAGGTGTTCTACGCGGGCCGGGACGTTGACAGGTTCCTCGACGCCGTAGAGCGTGGCTCTGCAGGCAACTCGACGCAGGTCGACGAGGCCGCGGAGTCGGGCGAGACCGTCTCGCTCGTGACAGGCGTCGGCCCCTCGGGACCGATGCACGTCGGCCACGCGATGCACTTCTACCACGCCAAGCACCTCCAAGAGCGGACCGGCGCGCACGTCTACGTCCCCGTGTCGGACGACGAGAAGTACTTCGGGAAGGACCTCTCGCTGGCCGAGGTCGGCGAGTACGCGCGCGAGAACCTGCGCGACCTGCTGGCAGTCGGCTTCGACCCCGAGCGAACCCGCATCGTGGTCGATACCGCCGACGCTGACGTGATATATCCGCTCGCGGCCCAGTTCGCCAAGCACGTCACCCAGTCGACGATGGAGGCGACGTATGGGCGACCCGACAACGTCGGGGCGTCGTTCTACCCCGCCGTCCAAATCGCCCATCTGCTCTTGCCCCAACTGGTCCACGGGCGACACGCCAGCCTCGTTCCCATCGCGGCCGACCAAGACCCCCACGTCCGCCTCGCGCGCGACGTTGCGGGGAAAGAGCGCTTCGACGTGGACAAGCCCGCGGCCCTGCTGAGCAAGTTCCTGCCGACGCTCGACGGGCCGGGGAAGATGAGCAGTTCGGACAGCGCGCCCGCCATCTACCTCACCGACGACCGCGAGACGGTCGAGGAGAAGGTCCAGACCCACGCCTACTCCGGCGGACGGTCGAGCCTCGACGCTCACCGCGAACACGGCGGCGCCCCCGAGGTGGACGTCGCCTACCAACTGCTCGCGTTCTTCTTCGAGGAGGACGACGCGACCCTCGATAGACTCGCTCGGGAGTACCGGGCGGGCGACCTCCTCAGCGGGGAACTCAAGGCCTACGCCGCCGAGAAAATCGGAGACCTCCTCGAAGGCCATCGGGAGCGCCGCGAGCGCATCGACGACCTCGAAGCCGAGTTCGAGAAGTACCGGCTCACCGACGACGAACGCGAGCGCGCGCTCCCGGAGGGCGTCGGTCGCTTCGACTGA
- a CDS encoding KH domain-containing protein: protein MQHVKIPQDRIGVLIGEGGETMREIESRAEVRLDIDSENGKVEIEKNGDPILGLKGPEIVKAIGRGFAPDEALTLLDDDMMMFDIIDIDAAARNKNDLERQKGRLIGENGRTRELMEELTGASVVIYGTTMGVIGSPKQVDVVRSAAEMILDGAPHGSVYSFLERKRNEMKREGMEFHQFPG from the coding sequence ATGCAACACGTGAAGATTCCGCAGGACCGAATCGGTGTTCTCATCGGCGAAGGAGGTGAGACGATGCGCGAAATCGAGAGTCGCGCGGAGGTGCGACTCGACATCGACTCCGAGAACGGGAAGGTCGAGATCGAGAAGAACGGCGACCCCATCCTCGGCCTCAAGGGACCGGAGATCGTGAAGGCCATCGGCCGCGGGTTCGCGCCCGACGAGGCGCTCACGCTTCTGGACGACGACATGATGATGTTCGACATCATCGACATCGACGCCGCCGCCCGGAACAAGAACGACCTCGAACGCCAGAAGGGGCGACTCATCGGCGAGAACGGCCGGACTCGGGAACTCATGGAGGAGTTGACCGGCGCGAGCGTCGTCATCTACGGCACCACGATGGGCGTCATCGGCAGTCCCAAGCAGGTCGACGTCGTCCGGAGCGCCGCCGAGATGATTCTCGACGGTGCGCCCCACGGGTCGGTGTACTCGTTCCTCGAACGCAAGCGCAACGAGATGAAGCGCGAGGGGATGGAGTTCCACCAGTTCCCCGGATAG
- the thsA gene encoding thermosome subunit alpha — protein MGNQPMIVLSEDSQRTSGKDAQSMNITAGTAVAEAVRTTLGPKGMDKMLVDSTGEVVVTNDGVTILKEMDIEHPAANMVVEVSETQEDEVGDGTTSAVVVAGELLEKAEDLLEQDIHATTLAQGYRQAAEKAKDILEEKAIDVDADDTEYLEKIASTAMTGKGAENSKEYLAELVVRAVQSVADEDGVDTDNVKVETVVGGSIDQSELVEGVIVDKERVHENMPYFVEDANIALLDDALEIKETEIDAEVNVTDPDQLQQFLDQEEEQLREMVDKLEEVGADVVFVDGGIDDMAQHFLAEAGIIAVRRAKSDDLSKLARSTGANIVSSVKDIEADDLGFAGSVAQKDVGGDQRIFVEDVEEAKSVSLILRGGTEHVVDEVERAIEDSLGVVRVTLEDGKVVPGGGAPETELALELRDYADSVGGREQLAVEAFADTLEVIPRTLAENAGLDPIDSLVDLRSQHDGGNFNAGLDAYTGDIVDMEEDGVVEPLRVKTQAIESATEAAVMLLRIDDVIAAGDLKGGQVDSDDGGDPGAGGPGGGMGGGMGGMGGMGGMGGAM, from the coding sequence ATGGGCAACCAGCCGATGATTGTACTTTCCGAGGACAGCCAGCGCACCTCCGGGAAGGACGCGCAGTCGATGAACATCACCGCCGGGACCGCCGTCGCCGAGGCCGTTCGGACGACGCTCGGTCCGAAAGGGATGGACAAGATGCTCGTGGACTCCACGGGCGAAGTCGTCGTCACGAACGACGGCGTGACCATCCTCAAGGAGATGGACATCGAGCACCCCGCGGCCAACATGGTCGTGGAAGTCTCCGAGACGCAGGAGGACGAGGTCGGCGACGGGACGACCAGCGCGGTCGTCGTCGCCGGTGAACTCCTCGAAAAGGCCGAGGACCTCCTCGAACAGGACATCCACGCGACCACGCTCGCGCAGGGGTACCGTCAGGCCGCCGAGAAGGCCAAGGACATCCTCGAAGAGAAGGCCATCGACGTGGACGCCGACGACACCGAATACCTCGAGAAGATCGCGTCCACCGCGATGACCGGCAAGGGCGCGGAGAACTCCAAGGAGTACCTCGCCGAACTCGTCGTCCGCGCGGTCCAGAGCGTCGCCGACGAGGACGGCGTCGACACGGACAACGTCAAGGTCGAGACGGTCGTCGGCGGTTCCATCGACCAGTCCGAACTCGTCGAAGGCGTCATCGTGGACAAGGAGCGCGTCCACGAGAACATGCCCTACTTCGTCGAGGACGCGAACATCGCCCTGCTCGACGACGCCCTCGAAATCAAGGAGACCGAAATCGACGCCGAGGTCAACGTCACCGACCCCGACCAGCTTCAGCAGTTCCTCGACCAGGAAGAGGAGCAGCTCCGCGAGATGGTCGACAAGCTCGAAGAGGTCGGCGCCGACGTCGTCTTCGTGGACGGCGGCATCGACGACATGGCCCAGCACTTCCTCGCGGAAGCGGGCATCATCGCGGTCCGCCGCGCCAAGTCCGACGACCTGAGCAAGCTGGCCCGCTCGACCGGCGCGAACATCGTCAGCAGCGTCAAGGACATCGAGGCCGACGACCTCGGCTTCGCCGGCTCCGTCGCCCAGAAGGACGTCGGCGGCGACCAGCGCATCTTCGTCGAGGACGTCGAAGAGGCCAAGTCCGTCAGCCTCATCCTCCGCGGCGGCACCGAACACGTCGTGGACGAAGTCGAGCGCGCCATCGAGGACAGTCTCGGCGTCGTGCGCGTCACGCTGGAGGACGGCAAGGTCGTCCCCGGCGGCGGCGCGCCCGAGACGGAACTCGCGCTCGAACTGCGCGACTACGCCGACTCCGTCGGCGGCCGCGAACAGCTCGCGGTCGAAGCGTTCGCCGACACCCTCGAAGTCATCCCGCGCACCCTCGCCGAGAACGCGGGTCTCGACCCCATCGACTCGCTGGTCGACCTCCGCAGTCAGCACGACGGCGGTAACTTCAACGCGGGTCTCGACGCCTACACCGGCGACATCGTGGACATGGAGGAGGACGGCGTGGTCGAGCCGCTCCGAGTCAAGACGCAGGCCATCGAGTCCGCCACCGAGGCGGCCGTCATGCTGCTCCGCATCGACGACGTCATCGCCGCGGGCGACCTGAAAGGCGGTCAGGTCGACAGCGACGACGGCGGCGACCCCGGCGCTGGCGGCCCCGGCGGCGGTATGGGCGGCGGCATGGGCGGCATGGGCGGTATGGGCGGTATGGGCGGCGCGATGTAA